In one Nocardioides sp. NBC_00368 genomic region, the following are encoded:
- a CDS encoding PIN domain-containing protein — MVVGRPWLVHRSALARMSTSPDAEKWSRLIELGQVRITTTTLLEIGHLARSERQWSELVEDVPVIHMPLATLTPRSEARALEIQRIVLREGRHRPPSVPDLLVAAVAEEADLTVLHADNDVDLITRTTGQPVERLRA; from the coding sequence ATGGTCGTAGGTCGACCCTGGCTGGTGCACCGGTCGGCGCTCGCCCGGATGTCCACCAGCCCCGACGCTGAGAAGTGGTCCCGCCTGATCGAGCTGGGCCAGGTACGCATCACCACCACGACCCTGCTCGAGATCGGCCACCTGGCCCGCTCCGAGCGGCAGTGGTCCGAGCTCGTCGAGGACGTGCCTGTGATCCACATGCCGCTCGCGACCCTCACACCGCGTTCGGAGGCGCGGGCGCTGGAGATCCAGCGCATCGTGCTGCGCGAGGGCCGTCACCGACCACCGTCGGTCCCCGACCTGCTCGTCGCGGCGGTCGCCGAGGAGGCCGACCTCACCGTGCTCCACGCCGACAACGACGTCGACCTCATCACCCGCACCACCGGTCAGCCGGTCGAGCGGCTGCGGGCCTGA
- a CDS encoding PAC2 family protein: MAGSRLVHIVDDLPEEIMLAGGERLPLVVVLDGFLDAGKASERAAAHLIQTSRRAPVVATFDVDELHDYRARRPAISFVSDHYESFDAPRLVVRLLKDTGDTPYLLLHGPEPDNRWEAFAGAVREVIERLGVTEVISLTSVPMAVPHTRPLTTTRHANDAAQELTGQVWESPWKGEIRIPASAQAMLEVRLGEWGLPMGGFVVHMPHYLAQSDFPAAAVVLIEELERAARLTIPVSDLEAEAQRREEEIASYIEDNAEVREVVAALEQQYDTFQRGEESGRSLLAPDEPLPTGDELGEQFEQFLAGLNGPDPDDNPEKD; this comes from the coding sequence ATGGCCGGATCACGACTGGTGCACATCGTGGACGACCTGCCCGAGGAGATCATGCTCGCCGGCGGCGAGCGGCTGCCGCTGGTGGTGGTCCTGGACGGGTTCCTCGACGCGGGCAAGGCCTCCGAACGGGCCGCGGCCCACCTGATCCAGACCTCCAGGCGCGCACCGGTGGTGGCGACGTTCGACGTCGACGAGCTCCACGACTACCGGGCCCGCCGCCCGGCGATCTCGTTCGTCAGCGACCACTACGAGTCCTTCGACGCGCCGCGGCTGGTCGTCCGGCTGCTCAAGGACACCGGTGACACGCCCTACCTCCTGCTGCACGGCCCCGAGCCGGACAACCGCTGGGAGGCCTTCGCCGGCGCCGTACGCGAGGTCATCGAGCGCCTCGGCGTGACCGAGGTGATCTCGCTCACCTCCGTGCCGATGGCGGTGCCGCACACCCGGCCACTGACCACGACCAGGCACGCCAACGACGCGGCGCAGGAGCTCACCGGCCAGGTCTGGGAGAGCCCCTGGAAGGGCGAGATCCGAATCCCCGCCTCTGCCCAGGCCATGCTGGAGGTACGCCTGGGGGAGTGGGGCCTGCCCATGGGCGGCTTCGTGGTGCACATGCCGCACTACCTCGCCCAGAGCGACTTCCCCGCCGCCGCTGTCGTGCTCATCGAGGAGCTCGAGCGCGCGGCCCGGCTGACCATCCCGGTCTCCGACCTCGAGGCCGAGGCGCAGCGCCGCGAGGAGGAGATCGCCTCCTACATCGAGGACAATGCCGAGGTGCGGGAGGTCGTCGCCGCGCTCGAGCAGCAGTACGACACCTTCCAGCGTGGCGAGGAGTCCGGGCGCTCGCTGCTGGCGCCCGACGAGCCGCTGCCGACCGGTGACGAGCTCGGCGAGCAGTTCGAGCAGTTCCTGGCCGGGCTGAACGGCCCTGACCCGGATGACAACCCTGAGAAGGATTGA
- a CDS encoding 3-hydroxyacyl-CoA dehydrogenase NAD-binding domain-containing protein, whose product MTDINTLLADVEKLFSDDEVVTAAKLQKVTLPSGKVLGLVTLDNGHDHTRPNTFGPKSLVELNTACDAALADTEIDAIAVTGKPFILAAGADLTSLQAGGADGIRTIAELGHAVFRKLGDGHNGTKKPSFGFINGLALGGGLEVALHADYRTIQDSVPAVGLPEVMLGLIPGWGGGYLLPNLIGPAKAAKVFIENPLNNGKVLKGAEAYDLGIADAMFGGADYLEQSLLWADGVLSGTVEVSREEIDRGEAWDEAAKNAGFFAWAKTGDASPAAKKAVELLALAKTATRDEGFAAEDDALVAMSKTPQLLASLYSFDLVQKRAKRPAGAPDKALAQKVTKVGIIGAGLMASQFALLFVQRLKVPVVMVDLDQERADKGVAYVHAELDKKLAKGRASQDATNRLKALVTSSVDYAEAFSDADFIIEAVFEEMGVKKTVFANAEAVAPETAVFATNTSSLSITEMAADLKNPERVVGFHFFNPVAVMPLLEIIRGEKTSEAALATAFSVSKSLKKTSILVKDSPSFIVNRLLGRFMGEIAKIADEGTPIDVVESAFAGVTPMSPYQLIGLVGPAIAYHNNETLAKAFPERFYLSENLHKVVEAKKASFFGPDGRTLDPEVEALLTVGDVVKTAEDVRQQTLEAIADEIGRMLDEGVAQAAEDIDLGMITGAGFQFWNGGITQLLDREGISEKVTGKKFH is encoded by the coding sequence ATGACGGACATCAACACGCTTCTCGCCGACGTGGAGAAGCTCTTCTCCGACGACGAGGTCGTGACGGCGGCCAAGCTGCAGAAGGTCACGCTGCCCTCCGGCAAGGTCCTTGGCCTGGTCACTCTCGACAACGGCCACGACCACACCCGCCCGAACACCTTCGGGCCGAAGTCGCTGGTCGAGCTCAACACGGCGTGCGACGCGGCCCTCGCTGACACCGAGATCGACGCGATCGCGGTCACCGGTAAGCCGTTCATCCTCGCGGCCGGTGCCGACCTGACCTCGCTGCAGGCGGGTGGCGCCGACGGGATCCGTACGATCGCCGAGCTCGGCCACGCGGTCTTCCGCAAGCTGGGCGACGGTCACAACGGCACCAAGAAGCCGTCGTTCGGCTTCATCAACGGGCTCGCGCTCGGCGGTGGCCTCGAGGTCGCGCTGCACGCCGACTACCGCACCATCCAGGACTCGGTACCGGCCGTCGGCCTGCCCGAGGTCATGCTCGGCCTGATCCCCGGCTGGGGCGGTGGTTACCTGCTGCCGAACCTGATCGGTCCGGCCAAGGCCGCCAAGGTCTTCATCGAGAACCCGCTCAACAACGGCAAGGTGCTCAAGGGCGCCGAGGCGTACGACCTCGGCATCGCGGACGCGATGTTCGGTGGCGCCGACTACCTCGAGCAGTCGCTGCTGTGGGCCGACGGCGTCCTGTCCGGGACCGTCGAGGTCTCCCGGGAGGAGATCGACCGCGGCGAGGCGTGGGACGAGGCCGCCAAGAACGCCGGCTTCTTCGCCTGGGCCAAGACCGGCGACGCCTCCCCGGCCGCCAAGAAGGCCGTCGAGCTGCTCGCGCTGGCCAAGACCGCCACCCGCGACGAGGGCTTCGCGGCCGAGGACGACGCTCTCGTGGCGATGTCCAAGACCCCGCAGCTGCTCGCCTCGCTCTACTCCTTCGACCTGGTGCAGAAGCGGGCCAAGCGTCCCGCCGGTGCGCCCGACAAGGCGCTCGCGCAGAAGGTCACCAAGGTCGGCATCATCGGTGCCGGTCTGATGGCCTCACAGTTCGCGCTGCTCTTCGTCCAGCGCCTCAAGGTGCCGGTCGTCATGGTCGACCTCGACCAGGAGCGCGCCGACAAGGGCGTGGCGTACGTCCACGCCGAGCTCGACAAGAAGCTGGCCAAGGGGCGCGCCTCGCAGGACGCGACCAACCGCCTGAAGGCGCTGGTCACCTCCTCGGTCGACTACGCGGAGGCCTTCTCCGACGCCGACTTCATCATCGAGGCCGTCTTCGAGGAGATGGGCGTCAAGAAGACCGTCTTCGCCAACGCCGAGGCGGTCGCGCCGGAGACCGCGGTCTTCGCCACCAACACCTCCAGCCTCTCGATCACGGAGATGGCTGCGGACCTGAAGAACCCCGAGCGGGTCGTGGGCTTCCACTTCTTCAACCCGGTCGCGGTGATGCCGCTGCTGGAGATCATCCGTGGCGAGAAGACCTCCGAGGCCGCCCTGGCGACGGCCTTCTCGGTCTCGAAGTCGCTGAAGAAGACCTCCATCCTGGTGAAGGACAGCCCGTCCTTCATCGTGAACCGGCTCCTGGGCCGCTTCATGGGCGAGATCGCGAAGATCGCCGACGAGGGCACCCCGATCGACGTCGTCGAGTCCGCCTTCGCGGGCGTCACCCCGATGTCGCCCTACCAGCTCATCGGGCTGGTCGGTCCGGCGATCGCGTACCACAACAACGAGACCCTGGCGAAGGCCTTCCCCGAGCGGTTCTACCTCTCGGAGAACCTCCACAAGGTCGTCGAGGCCAAGAAGGCCTCGTTCTTCGGTCCCGACGGCCGCACCCTCGACCCGGAGGTCGAGGCGCTCCTCACCGTCGGCGACGTGGTCAAGACCGCCGAGGACGTACGCCAGCAGACTCTCGAGGCGATCGCCGACGAGATCGGCCGGATGCTCGACGAGGGCGTCGCCCAGGCTGCCGAGGACATCGACCTGGGGATGATCACCGGTGCCGGCTTCCAGTTCTGGAACGGCGGCATCACCCAGCTCCTCGACCGTGAGGGCATCTCCGAGAAGGTCACCGGCAAGAAGTTCCACTGA
- a CDS encoding MaoC/PaaZ C-terminal domain-containing protein: MSDIFTGKSGPGLLVRAALPAIPGINALPGIKKTGVAYEELSLAREPVVLDRTAVDAYAELCGFPVKDTVPLPYPHMLAFPLHMALMSSPDFPSPAMGMVHIENSISGYRPIAVGEAVAVTATVGQPEPHPVGKAYRFLTVATVEGEVVWESTSTYLVRGKRNPDVSWKSDLIEVDPSGPVFPLKADLGRRYAKVAGDYNPIHLYPLTAKALGFKRQIAHGMWTKARCIAALENRLPGSVRVDVAFKKPVFLPSSVAFGSLKHLDGYDFSLHKRGSDTLHLVGRTTAL; this comes from the coding sequence ATGAGTGACATCTTCACCGGCAAGTCCGGCCCCGGGCTGCTCGTCCGCGCGGCGCTGCCCGCAATCCCGGGCATCAACGCGCTCCCGGGGATCAAGAAGACCGGCGTCGCCTACGAGGAGCTCAGCCTCGCCCGGGAGCCGGTCGTGCTCGACCGGACTGCGGTCGACGCCTACGCCGAGCTGTGCGGATTCCCCGTCAAGGACACCGTCCCACTCCCCTACCCGCACATGCTGGCCTTCCCGCTCCACATGGCGCTGATGTCCTCGCCGGACTTCCCCTCGCCCGCGATGGGCATGGTCCACATCGAGAACTCGATCAGCGGCTACCGCCCGATCGCGGTCGGCGAGGCGGTCGCGGTCACCGCGACCGTCGGTCAGCCCGAGCCGCACCCGGTCGGGAAGGCCTACCGCTTCCTGACCGTCGCCACCGTCGAGGGCGAGGTGGTGTGGGAGTCCACCTCGACCTACCTGGTCCGCGGGAAGCGCAACCCCGATGTCTCATGGAAGTCCGATCTGATCGAGGTCGATCCGTCCGGGCCGGTCTTCCCGCTGAAGGCCGATCTGGGGCGGCGCTACGCCAAGGTCGCGGGCGACTACAACCCGATCCACCTCTACCCGCTGACCGCGAAGGCGCTCGGGTTCAAGCGGCAGATCGCGCACGGGATGTGGACCAAGGCCCGCTGCATCGCCGCCCTGGAGAACCGGCTCCCCGGCTCGGTGCGCGTGGACGTGGCGTTCAAGAAGCCGGTCTTCCTGCCCTCCTCGGTCGCCTTCGGCTCACTGAAGCACCTGGACGGCTACGACTTCTCGCTCCACAAGCGCGGCTCGGACACGCTGCACCTGGTGGGACGTACCACCGCGCTGTGA
- the vapB gene encoding type II toxin-antitoxin system VapB family antitoxin translates to MSDVLIRGLSDDELARIDTEATRLGLTRDDYLRRWFTPDALRPLPPARPVAGADFAKFAALADRGLMRDAWS, encoded by the coding sequence ATGTCCGACGTACTGATCCGAGGCCTCTCGGATGACGAGCTCGCGCGCATCGACACCGAGGCGACGCGGCTCGGACTCACCCGCGACGACTATCTCCGTCGCTGGTTCACACCCGACGCACTCCGCCCGCTGCCGCCGGCGCGCCCCGTGGCCGGTGCCGACTTCGCGAAGTTCGCCGCGCTGGCCGACCGGGGCCTGATGCGTGACGCATGGTCGTAG
- the dxs gene encoding 1-deoxy-D-xylulose-5-phosphate synthase yields the protein MGLLERIAAPQDLRDLSDDQLELLASEIRDLMIRTVATNTGHLGPNLGVVELTLAMHRVFDSPSDKIVFDTGHQSYVHKLVTGRAGDFGTLRREGGMSGYPSQSESDHDLVENSHASTALSYADGLAKAYTIRGEDRHVVAVIGDGALTGGMAWEALNNIAIQHDSKLVIVVNDNGRSYTPTIGGLATALTSLRTNPRYELLLDMVKRRLNAVPGIGAMAYDALHAVKKGLKDAVAPQGLFEDLGLKYVGPVDGHDRHALEQALTSAKKFGGPVIVHAITRKGYGYDPAERHEADQFHSPGPFDVQTGAEKPKGRIWTDHFSDAIVRLGESRPDIVAITAAMMHPVGLDAFQARFPDRTFDVGIAEQHAATSAAGLAMGGLHPVFAVYATFLNRAFDQVLMDCALHRAGVTFVLDRSGVTGDDGASHNGMWDMSLLQVVPGLRLAAPRDITRLNELLDEAVEVDDAPTVVRFPKGPPPEDIPTVSKLGGGDVLARVGTKDVLVVGVGSMAEVAMGVAERLTAQGIGVTVVDPRWVKPIDPALVEAAADHSLVVTIEDNGVTGGVGAAFLQTLTAEDVRTPVKIHGIPQEFLDHAKRPKILEAIGLTPQAIALDTIERLGALTSTPLSRDVSL from the coding sequence CGAGCGAGATCCGCGACCTGATGATCAGGACCGTGGCCACCAACACCGGCCACCTCGGCCCCAACCTCGGTGTGGTCGAGCTGACGCTCGCGATGCACCGCGTCTTCGACAGCCCGAGCGACAAGATCGTCTTCGACACCGGCCACCAGTCCTACGTCCACAAGCTCGTCACCGGCCGCGCCGGCGACTTCGGCACGCTGCGCCGCGAGGGCGGGATGAGCGGCTACCCGAGCCAGTCCGAGTCCGACCACGACCTGGTCGAGAACTCCCACGCCTCCACCGCGCTCTCCTACGCCGACGGGCTGGCCAAGGCCTACACGATCCGTGGTGAGGACCGCCACGTGGTCGCCGTGATCGGCGACGGCGCCCTGACCGGCGGGATGGCGTGGGAGGCGCTCAACAACATCGCGATCCAGCACGACTCCAAGCTGGTCATCGTGGTCAACGACAACGGCCGCTCCTACACCCCGACCATCGGTGGCCTGGCCACCGCGCTGACCTCGCTGCGCACCAACCCCCGCTACGAGCTTCTCCTCGACATGGTCAAGCGCCGCCTCAACGCGGTGCCCGGGATCGGCGCGATGGCCTACGACGCGCTGCACGCGGTGAAGAAGGGGCTCAAGGACGCGGTCGCGCCCCAGGGTCTCTTCGAGGACCTCGGCCTGAAGTACGTCGGCCCCGTCGACGGCCACGACCGGCACGCGCTCGAGCAGGCACTGACCTCGGCCAAGAAGTTCGGCGGCCCGGTGATCGTGCACGCGATCACCCGCAAGGGCTACGGCTACGACCCGGCTGAGCGCCACGAGGCCGACCAGTTCCACTCGCCGGGTCCCTTCGACGTCCAGACCGGAGCCGAGAAGCCCAAGGGCCGGATCTGGACCGACCACTTCTCCGACGCGATCGTGCGGCTGGGGGAGAGCCGACCGGACATCGTCGCGATCACCGCGGCGATGATGCACCCGGTCGGTCTCGACGCCTTCCAGGCTCGCTTCCCCGACCGCACCTTCGACGTCGGCATCGCCGAGCAGCACGCCGCCACCTCGGCCGCCGGCCTGGCGATGGGCGGGCTCCACCCGGTCTTCGCGGTCTACGCCACCTTCCTCAACCGCGCCTTCGACCAGGTGCTGATGGACTGCGCCCTGCACCGCGCCGGGGTGACGTTCGTCCTCGACCGATCCGGGGTGACCGGTGACGACGGTGCCTCCCACAACGGCATGTGGGACATGTCGCTGCTCCAGGTCGTGCCCGGCCTCCGCCTGGCCGCGCCGCGCGACATCACCCGCCTCAACGAGCTCCTCGACGAGGCGGTCGAGGTCGATGACGCGCCCACCGTCGTCCGCTTCCCGAAGGGCCCGCCGCCCGAGGACATCCCCACGGTCTCCAAGCTCGGCGGCGGCGACGTGCTCGCCCGCGTCGGCACCAAGGACGTGCTGGTCGTCGGCGTCGGCTCGATGGCCGAGGTCGCCATGGGTGTGGCCGAGCGGCTCACCGCTCAGGGCATCGGCGTCACCGTCGTCGACCCGCGCTGGGTCAAGCCGATCGATCCGGCTCTCGTCGAGGCGGCCGCCGACCACAGCCTGGTGGTCACCATCGAGGACAACGGCGTCACCGGCGGTGTGGGGGCAGCGTTCCTGCAGACGCTGACCGCCGAGGACGTACGCACCCCGGTGAAGATCCACGGCATCCCGCAGGAGTTCCTCGACCACGCCAAGCGGCCGAAGATCCTGGAGGCGATCGGCCTGACCCCGCAGGCGATCGCCCTGGACACCATCGAGCGCCTGGGTGCGCTGACGTCCACTCCGCTGTCCCGAGACGTCAGCCTCTGA
- a CDS encoding GNAT family N-acetyltransferase: MPAPLQLPTGYSERPLTLADAGAVTRVMAANELATVGEIHIEEADIVSEWQRPSFDVGAATVGVHAPTGELVGYAECSGGARADAAVHPDHWDRGVGTALAGWIGARAAELGEPVIGMPVPQGSPGDRLLESLGWFPRWESWVLALPEDAVIPVRELPDAYVIRAATPQDHEQVWTVIEDAFLEWSEREREPYADWVATVIERPGAEPWNIRVATGPDGDVVAAAVLVMTEDGNEGYVSKLATRKDQRNRGLAQALLADAFGAARAHGATRATLSTDSRTGALDLYRHVGMEVESTWIHRATRP; the protein is encoded by the coding sequence ATGCCTGCCCCACTCCAGCTCCCCACGGGTTACTCGGAGCGCCCCCTGACACTCGCGGACGCCGGTGCCGTGACCCGCGTGATGGCGGCGAACGAGCTGGCCACCGTCGGTGAGATCCACATCGAGGAGGCCGACATCGTCTCGGAGTGGCAGCGGCCCTCCTTCGACGTCGGCGCGGCGACCGTCGGCGTGCACGCGCCGACCGGTGAGCTGGTGGGCTATGCCGAGTGCTCCGGCGGCGCCCGGGCCGACGCGGCCGTCCACCCCGACCACTGGGACCGTGGGGTCGGCACCGCGCTGGCCGGCTGGATCGGCGCCCGTGCTGCCGAGCTCGGAGAGCCGGTCATCGGCATGCCGGTCCCCCAGGGTTCGCCCGGCGACCGGCTGCTGGAGTCGCTGGGCTGGTTCCCACGCTGGGAGTCCTGGGTGCTGGCACTGCCCGAGGACGCGGTGATCCCGGTGCGGGAGCTGCCCGATGCGTACGTCATCAGGGCTGCCACCCCGCAGGACCACGAGCAGGTCTGGACCGTGATCGAGGACGCCTTCCTCGAGTGGTCCGAGCGGGAGCGGGAGCCCTACGCCGACTGGGTCGCCACCGTCATCGAACGACCCGGCGCCGAGCCCTGGAACATCCGGGTGGCCACCGGCCCGGACGGCGACGTCGTCGCCGCCGCGGTGCTGGTGATGACCGAGGACGGCAACGAGGGGTACGTCAGCAAGCTGGCCACCCGCAAGGACCAGCGCAACAGGGGTCTGGCCCAGGCCCTGCTCGCCGACGCGTTCGGCGCCGCCCGCGCCCACGGAGCCACCCGAGCGACCCTGTCGACGGACTCCCGCACCGGCGCCCTCGACCTCTATCGCCACGTCGGCATGGAGGTCGAGTCCACCTGGATCCACCGCGCGACCCGCCCCTGA
- a CDS encoding thiolase family protein, with protein MTRQLREVVFVDGVRTPFGKAKGQYAETRADDLVVKLIRELTRRNPDLPPERIDEVAIAATTQIGDQGLTIGRTAGLLAGLPQSVPGYAIDRMCAGAMTAVTTTAGGIAFGAYDVAIAGGVEHMGRHPMGEGVDPNPRIISEKLVDPSALVMGNTAENVHDRYPAITKERTDAFAVRSQELAAKAYADGKIQPDLVPVATRSAENGWGLATTDEPMRPGTTTEDLAKLKTPFRPHGRVTAGNAAGINDGATASLLASEEVAKELGLPIKMRLVSYAFAGVAPEVMAVGPIPSTEKALAKAGLTIDDIEAFEINEAFAIQVLAFLDHFGIDQNDDRVNPYGGAIAFGHPLASSGVRLMIQLARQFEERPEVRYGLTTMCIGLGMGGTVIWENPHWNGAEA; from the coding sequence GTGACCCGACAGCTGCGAGAAGTCGTCTTCGTCGACGGCGTACGCACACCTTTCGGCAAGGCCAAGGGCCAGTACGCCGAGACCCGCGCCGACGACCTCGTCGTCAAGCTCATCCGTGAGCTCACGCGCCGCAACCCCGATCTTCCCCCGGAGCGGATCGACGAGGTCGCCATCGCCGCGACCACGCAGATCGGCGACCAGGGCCTCACCATCGGTCGCACCGCGGGCCTGCTCGCCGGGCTTCCGCAGTCCGTGCCGGGCTACGCGATCGACCGGATGTGTGCCGGCGCGATGACCGCGGTCACCACGACCGCCGGCGGCATCGCCTTCGGTGCCTACGACGTCGCCATCGCCGGTGGTGTCGAGCACATGGGCCGCCACCCGATGGGCGAGGGCGTCGACCCGAACCCGCGGATCATCTCCGAGAAGCTGGTCGACCCGAGCGCGCTCGTCATGGGCAACACCGCCGAGAACGTCCACGACCGCTACCCGGCGATCACCAAGGAGCGCACCGACGCGTTCGCCGTCCGCTCCCAGGAGCTGGCTGCCAAGGCGTACGCCGACGGCAAGATCCAGCCCGACCTGGTCCCCGTCGCCACCCGCTCCGCCGAGAACGGCTGGGGCCTGGCCACCACCGACGAGCCGATGCGTCCGGGCACCACCACGGAGGACCTCGCCAAGCTCAAGACCCCGTTCCGCCCCCACGGTCGCGTGACCGCGGGCAACGCGGCGGGCATCAACGACGGCGCGACCGCCTCGCTGCTGGCCTCCGAGGAGGTCGCCAAGGAGCTCGGTCTGCCGATCAAGATGCGGCTGGTGTCGTACGCCTTCGCCGGCGTCGCCCCCGAGGTCATGGCCGTCGGCCCGATCCCGTCGACCGAGAAGGCGCTGGCCAAGGCCGGGCTCACGATCGACGACATCGAGGCCTTCGAGATCAACGAGGCCTTCGCGATCCAGGTGCTCGCGTTCCTGGACCACTTCGGCATCGACCAGAACGACGACCGCGTGAACCCCTACGGTGGCGCGATCGCGTTCGGTCACCCGCTGGCCTCCTCCGGCGTGCGGCTGATGATCCAGCTCGCCCGCCAGTTCGAGGAGCGCCCCGAGGTCCGCTACGGCCTCACCACCATGTGCATCGGCCTGGGTATGGGCGGCACGGTCATCTGGGAGAACCCTCACTGGAACGGCGCGGAGGCCTGA
- a CDS encoding acyl-CoA thioesterase, giving the protein MTTDAVAADQAVAELVGVLDLVEIDKDLFHGATTTRNSRGRAYGGQVAAQALMAAIRSADPAFTVHSMHSYFLLPGDPSYPIVYDVERIRDGRSFETRRVRARQKGRDIYYLTANFQREESGFEHQDAMPSVPPPEKCIDFLKLMADSGSPEAVSLAREWEAVEVRAVGNSLLGIEPDPARPAQQRLWIRLGASLPDDPDIQRGAFTWASDISLLGASLAAHSLDHKGIQMASLDHTIWFHRPFRADEWWLYDQESPSAYGGRGLSIGRVFTADGTLAATVAQEGLIRPPRA; this is encoded by the coding sequence ATGACGACCGACGCCGTAGCGGCGGATCAGGCGGTGGCCGAGCTGGTGGGTGTGCTCGATCTCGTCGAGATCGACAAGGACCTCTTCCACGGTGCCACGACGACCCGCAACTCGCGTGGACGCGCCTACGGCGGCCAGGTGGCCGCCCAGGCGCTGATGGCTGCGATCCGCTCGGCCGACCCGGCCTTCACGGTGCACTCGATGCACTCCTACTTCCTGCTGCCGGGCGACCCGTCCTACCCGATCGTCTACGACGTCGAGCGGATACGCGACGGGCGCTCGTTCGAGACCAGGCGGGTCCGGGCGCGGCAGAAGGGCCGCGACATCTACTACCTCACCGCCAACTTCCAGCGTGAGGAGTCCGGCTTCGAGCACCAGGACGCGATGCCGTCCGTCCCGCCGCCGGAGAAGTGCATCGACTTCCTGAAGCTGATGGCCGACTCGGGGTCGCCGGAGGCCGTGTCGTTGGCTCGTGAGTGGGAGGCCGTCGAGGTGCGCGCCGTCGGCAACTCCCTGCTCGGCATCGAGCCCGACCCCGCCCGCCCTGCGCAGCAGCGCCTGTGGATCCGCCTGGGCGCCTCGCTCCCCGACGATCCCGACATCCAGCGCGGCGCCTTCACCTGGGCCTCCGACATCTCGCTGCTCGGCGCCTCCCTGGCCGCCCACTCCCTGGACCACAAGGGCATCCAGATGGCGTCCTTGGACCACACGATCTGGTTCCACCGGCCGTTCCGGGCCGACGAGTGGTGGCTCTACGACCAGGAGAGCCCCTCGGCCTACGGCGGCCGCGGCCTGTCCATCGGTCGCGTCTTCACCGCCGACGGCACCCTGGCCGCGACGGTGGCCCAGGAGGGCCTCATCCGCCCGCCCCGCGCCTGA
- a CDS encoding arsenate reductase family protein, with protein sequence MDQITVYEKPTCTTCRNLFVLLKEEGIDFEKVDYHVLGLRAEEVRDILAKTGLSARDVLRKREPVYKELDLGSRDLSEDELVDLMVKHPQLMERPIVLKGDRGVLARPIEKVRELF encoded by the coding sequence GTGGATCAGATCACCGTGTACGAGAAGCCGACCTGCACGACGTGTCGGAACCTGTTCGTCCTCCTCAAGGAGGAGGGCATCGACTTCGAGAAGGTCGACTACCACGTGCTGGGCCTGCGGGCCGAGGAGGTCAGGGACATCCTGGCGAAGACCGGCCTGAGCGCCCGCGACGTGCTGCGCAAGCGCGAGCCGGTCTACAAGGAGCTCGACCTCGGCAGCCGAGACCTCTCCGAGGACGAGCTCGTCGACCTGATGGTGAAGCACCCTCAGCTGATGGAGCGCCCGATCGTGCTCAAGGGCGACCGCGGCGTGCTCGCCCGGCCGATCGAGAAGGTGCGCGAGCTCTTCTGA